One part of the Salinivirga cyanobacteriivorans genome encodes these proteins:
- a CDS encoding S41 family peptidase — protein MKKKLYWIIPIFLLIAVGITTTSYKDNSFEIVKNIDIYTSLFRELNTYYVDEIDPGEVVKTSIDEMLKSLDPYTNYIPESDIEDYRFMTTGNYGGIGALIRKNDDRVMVADPYEGFPAQKAGLRAGDVLIKIDDFDTKGKSLPDVSEKLKGQPGTKINVVIKRPGQEEKIEKEITRKKIHVPAVPWYGMRDDKIGYIRLSNFTHKVSEDVKDAVLDLKSQGAESYILDLRGNPGGLLMEAVEIVNLFVPKGELIVSTKGKVEKWNKEYYAQKEPVVPQMPVVAMVNSGSASASEIVSGALQDLDRGVVVGTRTFGKGLVQTTRPLSYNARLKITTAKYYIPSGRCIQALDYSNRKEDGSVGKVPDSLITSYSTKNGRTVYDGGGIMPDIELEQPNLSKITVSLVRKQLIFDFATAFVNKNDSIDDPATYKISDETFEDFQVFLKDKTYDYKLRSEQELENLKQTLKREKYLKIVENEIEALSKKLEHDKEQDLITFQDEIREMISEEISSRYYYQKGRIQTALQYDMYLDTAMNILKHKERYDTILTVKEVENE, from the coding sequence ATGAAAAAGAAATTATACTGGATAATTCCGATTTTTTTGCTTATAGCTGTAGGCATTACTACTACAAGTTATAAAGATAACAGCTTTGAGATCGTTAAGAATATAGATATTTACACCTCATTGTTCAGGGAGTTGAATACATACTATGTAGATGAAATTGATCCTGGTGAAGTTGTGAAAACAAGCATCGACGAAATGTTGAAGTCTCTCGATCCCTATACCAATTACATTCCTGAATCGGACATTGAAGATTACCGTTTTATGACCACCGGAAATTATGGCGGTATCGGAGCGCTTATTCGTAAAAACGATGACCGGGTAATGGTAGCTGATCCTTACGAAGGCTTTCCTGCTCAGAAGGCTGGGCTCAGAGCTGGCGATGTGTTAATAAAAATAGATGATTTTGATACAAAAGGAAAAAGCCTTCCGGATGTAAGCGAAAAGTTAAAAGGGCAGCCAGGAACAAAGATAAATGTTGTAATTAAACGGCCCGGACAGGAAGAAAAAATTGAAAAAGAAATAACACGTAAGAAAATTCATGTACCTGCAGTACCATGGTACGGTATGCGTGATGACAAAATCGGATACATTAGACTTTCGAATTTTACACATAAAGTCTCAGAAGATGTAAAAGATGCTGTTTTGGATCTTAAAAGTCAGGGAGCCGAAAGTTACATACTCGATTTAAGAGGAAACCCCGGTGGCCTGCTAATGGAGGCTGTTGAAATTGTGAATTTATTTGTACCAAAAGGTGAACTTATTGTTTCGACTAAAGGTAAGGTGGAGAAGTGGAATAAAGAATACTACGCACAAAAAGAACCTGTTGTCCCTCAAATGCCTGTGGTGGCCATGGTCAATAGTGGTTCGGCTTCGGCCAGTGAAATTGTATCCGGAGCTTTGCAGGATTTAGACAGGGGTGTAGTTGTGGGCACGCGTACCTTTGGTAAAGGACTGGTTCAAACCACCCGGCCACTAAGCTACAATGCACGCCTCAAAATTACCACAGCTAAATACTATATTCCCAGTGGCCGCTGTATTCAGGCGCTTGACTATTCCAACAGAAAAGAGGATGGAAGTGTAGGTAAAGTACCTGATTCCTTAATCACAAGTTATAGTACCAAAAATGGCAGAACAGTTTACGATGGTGGTGGTATAATGCCTGATATCGAACTCGAACAGCCAAACCTTAGTAAAATTACCGTCAGTCTTGTGAGAAAACAACTTATTTTTGATTTTGCTACAGCGTTTGTAAATAAAAACGATTCGATTGATGACCCCGCTACCTATAAAATTTCGGACGAAACTTTTGAAGATTTTCAGGTATTCCTCAAAGACAAAACTTATGATTATAAATTAAGAAGTGAACAGGAACTAGAAAACCTAAAGCAAACCCTTAAAAGGGAGAAATATCTTAAAATTGTAGAAAACGAAATTGAGGCCTTAAGTAAAAAACTTGAACACGACAAGGAGCAGGATCTTATTACATTTCAGGACGAAATCAGGGAGATGATTAGTGAGGAGATTAGCAGTCGCTATTATTATCAGAAAGGAAGAATTCAAACCGCGCTACAATATGATATGTATTTAGATACTGCCATGAATATATTGAAGCATAAAGAACGTTACGACACAATTCTGACGGTCAAAGAGGTCGAAAATGAGTAA
- a CDS encoding CPBP family intramembrane glutamic endopeptidase, with amino-acid sequence MDYHKRPTATQFIVRLLMLLFMMVAGNLIFVGLAAGVSIVVWDYNFFSQPEMLAQISNSSMLPVVRFFQAMQTIGMFLFPGILWALLYDKPVMRGLDIKKSISTEAIFGTLLMVIVALPMINALAAINEALNLPEWLNALEQNFRSTEARAMEFMEALLNTESIGTLFINLLVIGVLPAISEEVLFRGVLQKEFNRITRKPILSVIIAAIVFAALHYQFFTFLPRVALGVMLGLVYLWSKNLWVPIALHFFNNGLSVLAWFWLSPEQIDESVDNIGTPTFMWPLAIVSVILLVALMYGLHQHFRKHHHSSR; translated from the coding sequence ATGGATTACCATAAAAGACCAACCGCAACCCAATTTATCGTTCGCCTTTTGATGCTGTTATTTATGATGGTGGCAGGCAATCTTATTTTCGTGGGCCTTGCAGCTGGTGTTTCAATTGTTGTATGGGACTATAATTTCTTCAGTCAGCCGGAAATGCTTGCCCAAATTAGCAATAGCAGTATGCTGCCGGTTGTAAGATTTTTCCAGGCAATGCAAACTATCGGAATGTTCCTGTTTCCGGGAATCCTCTGGGCTTTATTGTATGACAAACCGGTTATGCGTGGTCTGGACATTAAAAAATCAATTTCAACAGAAGCAATTTTCGGAACGCTGCTGATGGTTATTGTTGCGCTACCTATGATCAATGCATTAGCTGCTATTAATGAGGCTTTGAATTTGCCGGAATGGCTAAATGCACTGGAACAAAACTTCAGAAGCACTGAAGCGCGCGCAATGGAATTTATGGAGGCATTACTCAACACCGAATCTATCGGTACCTTATTCATAAACCTCCTGGTAATTGGTGTGCTGCCGGCAATTTCAGAAGAAGTATTGTTTAGAGGTGTGCTGCAAAAAGAGTTTAATCGTATTACACGTAAACCCATATTATCGGTCATTATAGCAGCAATAGTTTTCGCAGCACTGCATTACCAATTTTTCACCTTTTTACCCCGCGTAGCTTTAGGGGTAATGTTGGGGCTGGTATACCTTTGGAGCAAAAACCTGTGGGTGCCCATTGCACTACATTTCTTCAATAATGGCCTGAGTGTGCTGGCCTGGTTCTGGCTTTCACCGGAGCAAATAGATGAGTCTGTGGATAATATTGGCACACCAACATTTATGTGGCCATTGGCAATTGTGAGTGTGATTTTGTTAGTAGCATTGATGTATGGTTTGCACCAACACTTCAGGAAACATCACCATAGTTCACGTTAA
- the dusB gene encoding tRNA dihydrouridine synthase DusB yields MKIGNTELRDYPVVFAPMEDVSDPPFRYMCKQFGADLMYTEFIAAEGLVRDAKKSLKKLDIFDYERPIAIQIFGHNIDSMVGAAKMVAEVKPDIIDLNFGCPVKKVAGKGAGAGMLREPEKMVEMTAAIVKAVDIPVTVKTRLGWDEDSKIITELAEPLQDAGIAALTIHGRTRAQFYRGEADWTLIREVKQNPRINIPIIGNGDIKDPVGAKRMFDEYGVDAIMIGRAVIGRPWIFKEVRHYLDKGEFMPPLTIDDRVDMAQMHLQKSIEWKGDVYGVLEMRQHLSNYFKGLPNFKPRRLKLLTTPEPDGVRAQLEDIRKVYKNYALDNNHLIENHCSKLEKL; encoded by the coding sequence ATTAAAATTGGGAATACAGAATTACGTGATTACCCTGTGGTGTTTGCACCCATGGAGGATGTGAGTGATCCGCCTTTTCGCTATATGTGCAAGCAATTCGGAGCCGATTTAATGTATACCGAGTTTATTGCCGCGGAGGGTTTGGTGCGCGATGCCAAAAAAAGCCTCAAAAAATTAGATATATTCGACTATGAGCGCCCAATTGCTATTCAAATTTTCGGACATAATATAGATTCGATGGTTGGGGCTGCGAAGATGGTGGCAGAAGTGAAACCCGACATTATAGATTTGAATTTTGGTTGTCCCGTAAAAAAAGTAGCTGGAAAAGGGGCTGGTGCAGGTATGCTGCGTGAGCCCGAAAAAATGGTTGAAATGACAGCAGCCATAGTAAAGGCCGTAGATATTCCAGTGACAGTAAAAACCCGTCTTGGGTGGGATGAGGACTCCAAAATTATAACCGAGCTTGCTGAACCGCTTCAGGATGCAGGTATTGCCGCCCTGACCATTCATGGCCGCACGCGTGCCCAGTTTTATCGTGGCGAGGCCGACTGGACCTTAATCAGGGAAGTGAAACAAAACCCCAGAATAAATATTCCCATTATTGGCAACGGAGACATTAAAGACCCCGTCGGAGCGAAACGTATGTTTGATGAATATGGGGTAGATGCCATCATGATTGGCCGTGCTGTAATTGGCAGGCCCTGGATATTTAAAGAGGTGCGTCACTACCTCGATAAGGGCGAGTTTATGCCACCTTTAACAATCGATGATCGGGTTGATATGGCACAAATGCATCTGCAAAAATCTATTGAATGGAAAGGTGATGTGTATGGAGTGCTGGAAATGCGCCAGCATTTAAGCAATTATTTTAAAGGGCTGCCAAACTTTAAGCCACGCCGGTTAAAACTCTTAACTACGCCTGAACCCGATGGTGTGCGAGCGCAACTTGAAGATATCCGGAAAGTCTATAAAAATTATGCCCTCGACAATAACCACCTAATTGAAAATCATTGCAGTAAACTTGAAAAGCTGTAA